A stretch of the bacterium genome encodes the following:
- the rplN gene encoding 50S ribosomal protein L14 encodes MIQERTILKTADNSGAKIIRCFRILGGTGRRYARIGDIIIASVQTAEPRKAVKKKEIVRAVVVRQRQPLRRPDGSYVRFDENAAVLIDDKNEPRGTRVFGPIPQELKEKGFEKIITMAEEIV; translated from the coding sequence ATGATTCAAGAACGAACAATATTAAAAACGGCTGATAATTCTGGAGCGAAGATAATTCGCTGTTTTCGGATTTTAGGCGGAACGGGGCGGCGTTATGCCCGAATCGGGGATATTATTATCGCGTCCGTGCAAACCGCCGAACCCAGAAAAGCTGTTAAAAAGAAGGAAATTGTAAGAGCGGTTGTTGTCAGACAGCGCCAGCCGTTGCGCCGGCCTGACGGTTCTTATGTTCGTTTTGATGAAAATGCCGCTGTTTTAATTGATGACAAAAATGAGCCCCGGGGAACGAGAGTTTTCGGCCCGATTCCTCAAGAATTGAAAGAAAAAGGTTTTGAAAAAATTATAACCATGGCTGAAGAAATTGTATAA
- the rplV gene encoding 50S ribosomal protein L22, giving the protein MKTQTAKLKYLKISPRKTRLVADLIKGLRANEAEAQLLFLPNRASKPILKLLRSAMANAKNNQQLNVEKLLVKEIRVDIGPSQKRWRTRARGAMSPIAKKSCHISLVLEESDKEIPLKYKFIPKPKKAKKEKSKKRNTEKALSAEKQEKSENVKSEKQRIVREAKPEKVGAFRKFFRRKAI; this is encoded by the coding sequence ATGAAAACCCAAACGGCAAAATTAAAATATTTGAAAATTAGTCCGCGAAAAACTCGGCTGGTTGCTGATTTAATAAAAGGACTGCGGGCTAATGAAGCTGAAGCTCAGCTTTTGTTTTTGCCGAACAGGGCGAGTAAGCCGATTTTGAAATTATTGCGTTCGGCGATGGCTAACGCCAAAAATAACCAGCAGTTAAACGTTGAAAAACTTTTAGTAAAGGAAATCAGGGTGGATATCGGTCCCAGCCAAAAACGTTGGCGAACCAGAGCCCGGGGCGCAATGAGTCCGATCGCAAAAAAAAGTTGCCATATTTCTTTGGTTTTAGAAGAGTCGGATAAAGAGATCCCTTTGAAATATAAATTTATTCCCAAACCCAAAAAAGCCAAAAAGGAAAAATCTAAAAAAAGAAATACCGAAAAAGCCTTATCAGCGGAAAAACAGGAAAAGTCAGAAAATGTGAAATCGGAAAAACAACGGATAGTCCGGGAAGCCAAACCTGAAAAAGTCGGGGCTTTTAGAAAATTTTTCAGAAGAAAAGCGATATAA
- the rplW gene encoding 50S ribosomal protein L23: MRMIIKKPIISEKTMDLSNINKYVFSVDREASSCEIKKGIESIYKVKVESVNIINKKGKVKRLGRSLGRRPASKKAIVTIKKGQVIDVLPK; the protein is encoded by the coding sequence ATGAGAATGATAATTAAAAAACCAATAATCAGCGAGAAGACAATGGACTTGAGTAATATCAACAAGTATGTTTTTTCGGTTGACCGGGAAGCCAGTTCTTGCGAAATCAAGAAAGGGATAGAATCTATTTATAAAGTGAAAGTGGAGTCGGTGAATATTATCAACAAAAAAGGAAAAGTTAAAAGATTGGGCCGCAGTCTCGGCCGCCGGCCGGCCTCTAAAAAAGCTATTGTTACCATAAAAAAGGGACAGGTGATTGATGTTTTGCCAAAATAA
- the rpsC gene encoding 30S ribosomal protein S3: MAQKINPYSLRLGIIKNWQNRWFLKKSLNYLLEEDYLIRKEVLKIVIKAGIAGIEIERAGNLCKIFIKAARPGLIIGKGGKGIEDLKKVVEKIIADFRRRKKIKEIPELNLNIEELKRTEISAQVEAQAIAFDLERRLRFRRVMKQHLDAIMQNRTAKGAKIHLAGRLDGAEIARKEWLEARGGRMPLTNLRADIDYGEATAFTTFGTIGVKTWIYKGEIFGGKTPKN, from the coding sequence ATGGCTCAAAAAATCAACCCATATTCTTTAAGATTAGGCATTATCAAAAATTGGCAGAATCGCTGGTTTTTGAAGAAGAGCCTGAATTACTTATTGGAAGAAGATTATCTGATAAGAAAGGAAGTTTTGAAAATAGTCATCAAGGCTGGGATAGCCGGAATTGAAATTGAGCGGGCGGGAAATCTTTGTAAGATTTTTATCAAAGCGGCCCGGCCGGGATTGATTATCGGCAAAGGCGGCAAGGGAATAGAAGATCTAAAGAAAGTTGTTGAAAAAATAATCGCGGATTTTCGGCGCCGGAAAAAAATCAAAGAAATTCCGGAACTTAATCTTAATATTGAAGAATTAAAACGAACCGAGATTTCGGCCCAGGTAGAGGCCCAAGCCATCGCTTTTGATTTAGAAAGAAGGTTGCGTTTTCGAAGGGTGATGAAACAGCATTTAGACGCCATTATGCAGAATAGAACAGCTAAAGGAGCTAAAATACATTTGGCAGGCCGGCTGGATGGAGCGGAAATTGCCCGGAAAGAATGGTTGGAGGCCCGCGGCGGAAGAATGCCCTTGACTAATCTCAGGGCTGATATTGATTACGGCGAAGCCACGGCCTTCACTACTTTTGGAACCATCGGCGTCAAGACCTGGATTTATAAAGGAGAAATATTCGGCGGTAAGACGCCTAAAAATTAA
- the rplF gene encoding 50S ribosomal protein L6: protein MSKIGKKIIIIPDGIKTEIKDNKISFQNAKSEIIELEILPGVSASLQDKILSFTIENENRESRTNWGTVRSLANNAVIGLSQGFVKTLEIEGVGYKVEKDGENLVFKLGFSHLIRLSIPAGIKAEISKNIIKISGVDKTLVGKIAAEIRDFKKPEPYKGKGIKYQGEIIKRKTGKKVEATTGGAGAAKAK, encoded by the coding sequence ATGTCTAAAATCGGCAAAAAAATAATCATTATCCCGGACGGCATAAAAACCGAAATTAAGGATAATAAAATCAGTTTTCAAAACGCTAAAAGCGAGATTATTGAGCTTGAGATTTTGCCCGGAGTTTCGGCTTCTCTCCAAGACAAAATTTTGTCTTTCACTATTGAAAACGAAAATCGGGAGAGCCGGACCAATTGGGGGACAGTGAGATCTTTGGCGAATAATGCCGTCATCGGCCTCTCTCAGGGATTTGTCAAAACCCTGGAGATTGAAGGTGTTGGGTATAAAGTTGAAAAAGACGGGGAAAATTTAGTGTTCAAGCTTGGATTTTCTCATCTCATTCGTTTATCTATACCAGCCGGGATTAAAGCCGAGATTTCCAAAAATATTATTAAAATTTCCGGAGTTGACAAAACTTTGGTAGGTAAAATTGCGGCTGAGATCAGAGATTTTAAAAAACCGGAGCCTTACAAAGGGAAAGGCATAAAATACCAGGGAGAAATTATTAAAAGAAAAACCGGCAAGAAAGTTGAAGCTACGACCGGAGGAGCGGGAGCCGCAAAAGCAAAATAA
- a CDS encoding 30S ribosomal protein S5, protein MIPQKKSEFTEKVLDIARVTRVVAGGKRFRFRATMVIGDKKGRIGVGLGKGLDVAQSVEKAKRDALKNLMTIKLKDGRTIPYEVEAKYSAARVRLKPAKAGHGLIAGGACRVVLELAGVKDISAKILGRTSNKLTNALATIEALKQI, encoded by the coding sequence ATGATTCCACAAAAAAAATCAGAATTCACGGAAAAAGTTTTAGACATTGCTCGGGTTACCCGGGTGGTGGCCGGAGGCAAAAGATTTCGTTTTCGGGCGACTATGGTTATCGGCGATAAAAAAGGGAGAATCGGCGTTGGTTTGGGCAAGGGGCTGGATGTCGCTCAATCCGTGGAAAAGGCAAAACGTGACGCCTTAAAAAATTTAATGACCATAAAATTAAAAGATGGCCGTACCATTCCGTATGAAGTGGAAGCGAAATACAGCGCGGCTCGGGTTCGCTTGAAACCCGCCAAAGCCGGGCACGGCTTGATTGCCGGCGGCGCCTGCCGGGTAGTTTTGGAACTGGCGGGTGTCAAAGATATTTCGGCTAAGATTTTGGGCCGGACTTCCAATAAATTAACCAATGCCTTAGCGACTATTGAAGCGTTAAAACAAATTTAA
- the rplB gene encoding 50S ribosomal protein L2, with product MSAKLIKKIKNSAGRNSSGRITVRHQGGGHKQLYRLVDFKQDKFGIVGRIESLEYDPYRSGLIALVVYTDGERRYILASLEMKVGDKIISSADAPLKPGNRTQLKRMPVGIFVYNVEIFPGKGGQLARSAGLVAQVLANEDGYTQLKLASGEVRKFLWDCYATIGRVSYPEHNLEVIGKAGRSRWLGIRPTVRGTAMNPRDHPYGGGEGRQPRGTRRPKTKWGKITGGHRTRNKKKWSNKLIIKRRK from the coding sequence ATGAGCGCCAAATTAATCAAAAAAATAAAAAATTCAGCCGGGAGAAATTCCTCGGGAAGAATAACGGTTCGCCATCAGGGCGGCGGCCATAAGCAATTATACCGCTTGGTTGATTTTAAGCAGGACAAATTTGGCATTGTTGGCCGGATTGAATCACTGGAATACGATCCTTATCGTAGCGGTCTTATCGCTTTAGTGGTTTATACCGACGGCGAAAGGCGGTATATTTTGGCATCTTTGGAAATGAAAGTGGGCGATAAAATTATCTCTTCAGCCGATGCTCCTTTAAAGCCGGGTAATCGCACTCAATTGAAACGTATGCCGGTGGGAATTTTCGTGTATAATGTTGAAATCTTCCCCGGTAAGGGCGGACAATTAGCTCGCTCAGCGGGTTTAGTTGCCCAGGTTCTGGCCAATGAAGACGGATATACTCAACTGAAATTAGCTTCCGGAGAAGTCAGAAAATTTTTATGGGATTGTTATGCTACTATTGGCCGGGTTTCTTACCCGGAGCATAATTTGGAAGTAATCGGGAAAGCCGGCCGTTCGCGCTGGCTGGGTATCAGACCGACAGTCAGGGGTACTGCAATGAATCCCCGCGATCATCCGTACGGAGGCGGCGAAGGCCGTCAACCTCGGGGAACTCGCCGGCCAAAAACCAAATGGGGAAAAATTACCGGCGGTCATAGAACCCGGAATAAAAAGAAATGGTCAAATAAATTAATAATAAAACGGAGAAAATAA
- a CDS encoding nucleoside monophosphate kinase gives MKESFSGNKAIILYGPPGSGKGTLANLLSKNFGFVNFDTGQHLREMLYDPKFQKNKTIQKEKLLNQSGKLNTPSFVLKLVSAATKKIASVDCSVIFTGSPRTIFEAFGDKKNNGLMGVLEKLYGRKNIFIFELRVSPEISIKRNSHRVICAICGQPSLFLYTGKTPCCAVCAGPFEKRIDDNPEIFETRLAEYQNRTQPIFGRLKEKDYKIFSLDGAPAPYIVFEKIVSKLKL, from the coding sequence ATGAAGGAATCTTTTAGCGGCAATAAGGCAATTATCCTTTACGGACCCCCTGGTTCGGGGAAGGGAACGCTGGCAAATCTTTTATCTAAAAATTTCGGTTTTGTTAATTTTGACACCGGTCAGCATTTAAGAGAGATGCTTTACGACCCTAAGTTTCAAAAAAACAAAACGATTCAAAAAGAAAAATTATTGAATCAATCGGGCAAGCTTAACACTCCGTCTTTCGTTCTGAAATTAGTTTCAGCGGCGACAAAAAAAATAGCGTCAGTGGATTGTAGTGTTATTTTCACAGGTTCTCCGAGAACTATTTTTGAAGCTTTTGGCGACAAAAAAAATAATGGCTTGATGGGGGTTTTGGAAAAACTTTATGGCCGGAAGAATATTTTTATTTTTGAATTAAGGGTAAGTCCTGAAATTTCAATAAAAAGAAATTCGCATCGGGTAATTTGCGCCATTTGCGGCCAGCCGTCTTTATTTTTATATACGGGTAAAACTCCTTGCTGCGCTGTTTGCGCCGGGCCTTTTGAAAAAAGAATAGATGACAATCCCGAGATTTTTGAAACCCGCTTGGCGGAATATCAAAATAGAACCCAGCCTATTTTTGGAAGATTAAAAGAAAAGGATTATAAAATATTTTCTTTAGACGGCGCACCCGCGCCTTATATAGTTTTTGAGAAAATAGTTTCCAAGCTTAAGCTTTAA
- the rplR gene encoding 50S ribosomal protein L18 — MKEQINKIRERRERRVRAGIRGTAERPRLSVFRSHRSIYAQLIDDSVSRTLAAAASKELKKTGDKKNQAKAVGELLAKKAKEIGIKSAIFDRGAYQYHGRVKALAEAFKESGLKL; from the coding sequence ATGAAAGAACAAATAAATAAAATCAGGGAAAGAAGAGAAAGGCGGGTGCGAGCCGGCATTCGCGGCACCGCGGAAAGGCCGCGGCTTAGCGTTTTCCGAAGCCATCGCTCTATTTATGCTCAATTAATTGATGATTCTGTCAGCCGGACTTTGGCCGCCGCCGCCAGCAAGGAGCTTAAAAAAACCGGAGATAAAAAAAATCAAGCCAAAGCTGTGGGAGAATTACTCGCCAAGAAAGCTAAAGAGATAGGAATAAAATCGGCGATTTTTGACAGAGGGGCATATCAATATCACGGTCGGGTGAAGGCCTTAGCCGAGGCCTTTAAAGAAAGCGGGCTGAAATTATAA
- the rpsQ gene encoding 30S ribosomal protein S17 gives MTRKLKGKIVSDKMQKTRVVAVTRLTLHPKYKKYYKITRRFKAHDENNEYKVGEEVIMEETRPLSKDKRWRIISRITASG, from the coding sequence ATGACCAGAAAATTAAAAGGAAAAATAGTTTCCGATAAAATGCAAAAAACGCGGGTGGTAGCCGTGACGAGATTAACATTGCATCCGAAATATAAAAAATATTACAAAATAACCCGGCGGTTCAAAGCCCATGACGAAAATAACGAATATAAGGTCGGCGAAGAAGTCATTATGGAAGAGACAAGGCCGTTGAGCAAAGATAAAAGATGGCGGATTATTAGCAGAATAACCGCTAGCGGCTAG
- the rplO gene encoding 50S ribosomal protein L15 has translation MQLHQIQPRHKNENKKRIARGGKRGTYSGRGQKGQSSRAGAKFLPAERVLIIRIPKRRGFKNKPLAPKPIILKLNDLEKKFDNNQTINIKVLLEKGFIKNENQRVKILDGGEVKKTFEIEGLEVSVKAAEKIKSAGGKIK, from the coding sequence ATGCAATTACATCAAATACAACCGAGACATAAAAATGAAAATAAGAAACGGATTGCCCGCGGCGGAAAACGTGGCACTTATTCCGGCCGGGGACAAAAAGGACAGTCATCACGCGCCGGCGCCAAATTCCTTCCGGCCGAACGAGTTTTGATAATCAGAATCCCAAAACGGCGGGGATTCAAGAATAAACCTTTGGCCCCAAAACCTATTATTTTGAAATTAAATGATTTGGAGAAAAAATTTGATAATAATCAAACAATTAATATAAAAGTTTTATTGGAAAAAGGTTTTATTAAAAATGAGAACCAGCGGGTGAAAATTCTGGACGGGGGAGAAGTCAAAAAAACTTTTGAAATTGAGGGTTTGGAAGTATCAGTAAAAGCCGCGGAGAAAATAAAATCCGCCGGCGGTAAAATTAAATAA
- a CDS encoding type Z 30S ribosomal protein S14 — protein MAKKSVIARSQKPPKYSTRVVRRCFRCGRKRGYMGDFNLCRICFRELASRGEIPGVKKSSW, from the coding sequence ATGGCAAAGAAATCAGTCATAGCGAGGTCGCAAAAACCTCCGAAATACAGCACCAGAGTCGTCAGACGCTGTTTTCGTTGCGGCCGGAAAAGAGGTTATATGGGAGATTTCAATCTTTGCCGGATATGTTTCAGAGAATTAGCAAGTCGGGGCGAAATTCCCGGAGTTAAAAAATCATCTTGGTAA
- the rpmC gene encoding 50S ribosomal protein L29 yields MKKKIFQETKNKSAVELQKDLVGHRERLRVLKFDLAAGKVKNIKEIQGVKKTIAQILTILKIK; encoded by the coding sequence ATGAAAAAGAAAATTTTTCAAGAAACAAAAAATAAATCAGCGGTTGAACTTCAGAAAGATTTAGTCGGACATCGGGAACGCTTAAGAGTTTTGAAATTTGACTTAGCGGCGGGAAAAGTGAAGAATATCAAAGAAATCCAGGGGGTTAAAAAGACGATTGCCCAGATTTTAACGATTTTAAAAATTAAATAA
- the rpsS gene encoding 30S ribosomal protein S19 has protein sequence MSRSSKKGPYVYQKLLEKIAKLKPGDLTPIKTWARDSEISPEMVDYTFGVHNGKNFITVRISEEMVGHRLGEFSLTRKFVKHGGKIQKELEQKKEQDQAKASTPPAK, from the coding sequence ATGTCAAGAAGCAGTAAAAAAGGCCCATACGTTTACCAGAAGTTATTGGAAAAAATAGCTAAATTAAAGCCGGGCGATTTGACGCCGATTAAAACCTGGGCCAGAGATTCGGAAATTTCTCCGGAAATGGTTGATTATACTTTTGGCGTTCATAACGGCAAAAATTTCATAACCGTGAGGATAAGCGAGGAAATGGTTGGTCATCGGTTGGGTGAATTCTCGCTGACCCGAAAATTCGTCAAGCACGGCGGTAAGATTCAAAAAGAATTGGAACAGAAGAAAGAGCAGGATCAAGCCAAAGCGTCAACGCCGCCTGCCAAATAA
- the rplE gene encoding 50S ribosomal protein L5: protein MPKPNLIKNNIEKIVVNIGVGKLRQQGQFEEKILPEIIREMSLITGQKPLTRPAKKAIAGFKTRLGDIVGLKVTLRGKRMFDFFTRFVNVVLPRIKDFRGLELGIVDASGNLSVGVEDQLVFPEIDADSTKVDFGLEITIVPRIKIREKAMELYKTLGVPLKYQK from the coding sequence ATGCCAAAGCCGAATTTAATAAAAAATAACATAGAAAAAATTGTGGTGAATATCGGAGTGGGGAAACTGAGACAGCAGGGGCAATTTGAAGAAAAAATTCTTCCGGAAATTATCAGGGAGATGTCTTTAATTACGGGTCAAAAACCCCTTACCCGGCCCGCTAAAAAAGCTATTGCCGGTTTTAAAACCAGATTGGGCGATATTGTCGGTTTGAAAGTTACTCTTCGCGGCAAAAGAATGTTTGATTTTTTCACCCGTTTTGTTAATGTAGTGTTGCCTCGGATTAAAGATTTTCGGGGATTGGAGCTGGGAATCGTTGACGCTTCAGGCAATCTTTCGGTTGGCGTTGAAGACCAATTGGTCTTTCCGGAAATTGACGCTGATAGCACCAAAGTGGATTTTGGTTTGGAGATAACCATCGTCCCCAGAATTAAAATCCGGGAGAAAGCGATGGAATTATACAAAACATTGGGCGTTCCGCTGAAATATCAAAAATAA
- the rplC gene encoding 50S ribosomal protein L3, translated as MSLITGKKLQMSQIFKDGKVIPVTPIKVADISVFNEGELLKITGISRGIGFQGVVKRWGFHGGPKSHGGKHSLRAPGSIGSTAPQRVLKGRKMAGRTGGRQKTIGNLEVVSLNKENAVLMVKGAIPGYKNSEIKIQKDASHKALKKKLR; from the coding sequence AAAAATTACAAATGAGCCAGATTTTCAAAGACGGAAAAGTAATTCCGGTTACCCCGATTAAGGTTGCCGATATTTCGGTTTTTAATGAAGGCGAATTGCTCAAGATAACCGGAATAAGCCGCGGTATAGGATTTCAGGGCGTAGTCAAACGCTGGGGTTTCCATGGCGGACCGAAAAGTCATGGGGGTAAACACAGCTTGCGGGCTCCAGGCTCAATCGGCTCAACCGCGCCTCAGCGGGTGTTAAAAGGCAGGAAAATGGCCGGTCGAACCGGCGGCCGCCAAAAAACCATCGGAAATCTTGAAGTAGTTTCTTTAAATAAAGAAAATGCCGTTTTAATGGTGAAAGGAGCGATACCCGGCTATAAAAATTCAGAAATTAAAATTCAGAAAGACGCCAGTCATAAAGCATTAAAAAAGAAATTACGGTAA
- the secY gene encoding preprotein translocase subunit SecY: protein MNKFLQLFKIKDLRNKILMVVFLLLVFRLMAAIPIPGVDPGKLREFFASNQLFGLMNIFSGGALSSLSIMMLGVGPYITATIILQLLMIIFPRLKEVYYEEGTAGRAKFNRYSRYLTVPLAAVSAYGFLNLLKAQQVITALTPFNLLMNVIVITAGSILLMWIGELISEYKIGNGVSLIIFAGIVSGLPAGLRSILFSFNAAALPSYVIFAILAVVVIAGVTFINEGERKIPVSYAKRVRGTKLYGGAASYLPLKANQAGVIPIIFAISVLLFPQFIAQAVSIFSVDLSLKLNSLVTNFLNNTWTYSIIYFLLVVVFTYFYTAITFDPKEIAKNLQQNGGFIPGLRPGLPTSDFIAKIVTRITLFGSLFLGLIAVLPNITRIAMGVSAMTIGGTALLIVVAVALETMKQIDSQLVTREYEGIF, encoded by the coding sequence ATGAACAAATTTCTTCAGCTATTTAAAATCAAAGACCTGCGCAACAAAATCTTAATGGTGGTTTTTTTGCTTCTGGTTTTCAGATTGATGGCGGCGATTCCCATTCCTGGCGTTGACCCTGGAAAATTGCGGGAATTTTTTGCCTCCAACCAACTATTCGGCCTTATGAACATATTTTCGGGCGGCGCTTTGTCCAGTTTATCTATTATGATGTTGGGCGTGGGGCCGTACATCACTGCGACCATTATTCTTCAGTTGTTGATGATAATTTTTCCGCGGCTCAAAGAAGTTTATTACGAAGAAGGAACGGCCGGCCGGGCCAAATTTAATCGATATTCACGTTATCTGACCGTGCCTTTAGCCGCTGTCAGCGCTTACGGATTTTTAAATTTATTGAAAGCCCAGCAGGTAATCACTGCCTTGACCCCGTTCAATCTCTTGATGAACGTTATCGTGATAACAGCCGGCTCTATCCTCTTGATGTGGATAGGCGAGCTAATCAGCGAATACAAAATCGGCAATGGCGTTTCTTTGATTATTTTTGCCGGAATTGTCAGCGGTTTGCCGGCCGGCCTTCGTTCCATACTTTTCTCTTTTAATGCGGCGGCTCTACCCTCTTATGTGATTTTTGCGATTTTGGCCGTAGTAGTTATTGCCGGGGTGACTTTTATTAATGAAGGAGAAAGAAAAATTCCGGTTTCTTATGCCAAACGCGTGCGGGGAACAAAACTTTACGGCGGAGCGGCGAGTTATCTGCCTTTAAAAGCCAATCAAGCCGGCGTTATCCCGATTATCTTCGCTATTTCGGTTTTGCTTTTTCCGCAGTTTATCGCCCAGGCCGTTTCCATTTTTTCAGTGGACCTTTCTTTAAAATTAAATTCCTTGGTCACGAATTTTCTCAACAATACCTGGACTTACAGCATAATATATTTTCTTTTGGTTGTAGTTTTCACCTATTTTTACACCGCCATTACTTTTGATCCCAAAGAAATCGCCAAAAATCTTCAGCAGAACGGCGGCTTTATTCCGGGTTTACGGCCTGGTTTGCCGACAAGCGATTTCATCGCCAAAATCGTTACCCGGATTACTCTTTTCGGCTCATTATTCTTGGGGCTGATAGCTGTTCTTCCTAATATCACGAGGATTGCGATGGGTGTTTCGGCTATGACTATCGGAGGAACGGCTTTGCTGATTGTGGTGGCAGTGGCTTTGGAAACAATGAAACAAATAGATTCTCAATTGGTAACCCGAGAATATGAAGGAATCTTTTAG
- the rplD gene encoding 50S ribosomal protein L4, giving the protein MKADLFNQKNEKIGTVELPEAVFGVKFNSDLVHQVLTVQVANRRRTLADTKDRGEVRGGGKKPWKQKGTGRSRQGSSRSPLWKGGGVTFGPQKERNFSRSINQKMKQLAIFGIFSKKLADQEIKIIDTLNLEDRKTKKLAELLKKFITPKESVLLIPANENKIIYLAGRNLPKVGVMSPESLNVYDLLKYRKILLDQTAVESIVKHYKLISN; this is encoded by the coding sequence ATGAAAGCGGATTTATTCAATCAAAAAAACGAAAAAATTGGAACAGTGGAATTACCCGAAGCCGTTTTTGGCGTTAAATTTAATTCGGACTTGGTTCATCAAGTATTGACGGTCCAGGTCGCTAATCGCCGAAGAACCTTAGCCGACACAAAAGACAGAGGCGAAGTCAGAGGCGGCGGTAAGAAGCCCTGGAAGCAAAAAGGCACGGGCCGGTCAAGGCAGGGTTCAAGCCGTTCACCTTTATGGAAAGGCGGCGGGGTCACTTTTGGTCCTCAAAAAGAAAGAAATTTTTCCAGAAGTATAAATCAAAAAATGAAGCAATTGGCGATTTTCGGAATTTTTTCCAAAAAATTAGCCGATCAGGAAATTAAAATTATTGACACTTTGAATTTGGAAGACCGCAAGACCAAAAAATTAGCCGAGCTGTTGAAAAAATTTATTACGCCCAAGGAAAGCGTTTTATTGATTCCCGCCAACGAAAACAAAATTATTTATTTGGCCGGGCGAAATTTGCCCAAAGTCGGCGTTATGAGTCCCGAGTCGCTCAATGTTTACGATTTGCTGAAATATAGAAAAATTCTTTTGGACCAAACCGCCGTTGAATCAATAGTTAAACATTATAAATTAATCAGTAATTAA
- the rplX gene encoding 50S ribosomal protein L24 has protein sequence MKIKKNDTVKILTGKDRGKTGKVIKVNLKTRKLMVEGLNLYKKHMRPKKQGEKGEIIQISRPMNVSNLMIVCPNCKLAARVGFRFEKDNKFRYCKKCQSRI, from the coding sequence ATGAAAATCAAAAAAAACGACACAGTTAAAATATTAACGGGCAAAGATCGCGGAAAAACCGGGAAAGTGATTAAGGTAAATTTAAAAACCCGGAAATTAATGGTTGAAGGACTTAATCTTTATAAAAAACACATGCGGCCAAAGAAGCAGGGCGAAAAAGGCGAAATCATTCAAATTAGCCGGCCGATGAATGTTTCCAATTTAATGATTGTCTGTCCTAATTGTAAATTGGCAGCCCGGGTCGGTTTTCGTTTTGAGAAAGATAATAAATTTAGATATTGTAAAAAATGCCAAAGCCGAATTTAA
- the rpsH gene encoding 30S ribosomal protein S8, with protein MYINLLINIKNNQEAGKNFFKIPFSKMDLAIAELLLKQGYLKSVEAEGKAVKKVIEITLKEGKAVKGIKFVSKPSRRMYAGYKEIRSVKSGYGMEVISTPKGIMSDKEARKQKLGGQLLFKIW; from the coding sequence ATGTATATTAATTTACTGATTAACATAAAAAATAATCAAGAAGCCGGAAAGAATTTTTTCAAAATTCCTTTCTCTAAAATGGACTTGGCAATTGCCGAGTTGCTTTTAAAGCAGGGTTATTTAAAAAGCGTTGAAGCCGAAGGAAAAGCGGTCAAGAAGGTGATTGAAATAACTCTTAAAGAAGGAAAGGCCGTCAAGGGAATTAAATTTGTCAGCAAGCCGTCAAGAAGAATGTATGCCGGTTATAAGGAAATCAGGTCGGTGAAAAGCGGCTACGGGATGGAAGTGATTTCCACTCCCAAAGGAATTATGAGCGATAAAGAAGCCCGGAAACAAAAATTAGGCGGCCAGTTGCTTTTTAAAATTTGGTAA
- the rplP gene encoding 50S ribosomal protein L16 → MLEPKKIKHRKWHKGRSKKRLTESRGTRLAFGSFGLQALTPYWVTGRQIEAVRKTISHSLKSRGRIWIRIFPDKPITKMPPEVTLGGGKGEVDHYVFPVKPGRIMFEVDGVEAAVALHALKMGGRKLPLKSRIISK, encoded by the coding sequence ATGCTTGAACCAAAAAAAATAAAACATCGGAAGTGGCATAAAGGCCGCTCCAAAAAAAGATTAACGGAAAGCCGGGGCACGCGCTTGGCTTTCGGCAGTTTTGGATTGCAAGCCCTGACGCCGTATTGGGTGACCGGCCGCCAGATTGAAGCTGTCCGTAAAACCATTAGCCATTCCCTAAAAAGTCGTGGTAGAATTTGGATTAGGATTTTTCCCGACAAACCTATCACTAAAATGCCGCCGGAAGTTACTTTGGGCGGCGGGAAAGGCGAGGTTGATCATTATGTTTTTCCGGTTAAGCCCGGACGGATTATGTTTGAAGTTGATGGTGTGGAAGCGGCGGTGGCTTTGCACGCTCTTAAAATGGGAGGCCGAAAATTACCGTTAAAATCAAGAATTATCAGCAAATAA